A single genomic interval of Corylus avellana chromosome ca10, CavTom2PMs-1.0 harbors:
- the LOC132162975 gene encoding uncharacterized protein LOC132162975, translating into MKKYFITHKVATPYHPQTSGQVEVSNREIKHILEKTVNPNRKDWSMRLSDALWAYRTAFKTPIGMPPYQLVYGKEQMKKAHDQSILRRSFEPDEKVLYNSRLHLFLGKLKSRWTGPFIIRFVFPHGPIEIEDPKNGNTFKVNGQRLKPFLELRSKEIETTLLEDPSYSE; encoded by the exons atgaagaagtatttcatcacacataaggttgccaccccgTATCACCCACAGACGAGTGGACAGGTTGAAGTTTCCAATCGAGAGATCAAGCACATTTTGGAAAAGACGGTAAACCCCAATAGAAAAGATTGGTCTATGCGATTGAGTGATGCACTGTGGGCATATAGGACAGCTTTCAAGACTCCGATTGGGATGCCACCCTATCAGCTTGTGTACGGGAAG GaacagatgaagaaggctcatgaccagagcattttgagacgatcttttGAGCCTGATGAGAAAGTCCTTTACAATTCTCGGCTGCATCTTTTCCTAGGCAAGTTGAAATCTCGATGGACAGGCCCATTCATCATTCGGTTTGTTTTTCCTCATGGGCCTATCGAGATTGAGGATCCTAAGAATGGCAACaccttcaaggtgaatggacagagattaaaaccattcttagagTTGAGAAGTAAGGAGATCGAgacgacattgttggaggatccgaGTTATTCTGAATGA